Below is a window of Staphylococcus succinus DNA.
TATGTGAGTTTCCATTGTTGACGAATCATTCTGGAAATGTGATAATAGAAAACGAAAGATTAGAATTATTATAATTAAGTAATTATGATAATCTAATTTAATTTAACTTAAAAATCAGGAGGATGTTTTTATGTCTTTAATTAATAAAGAAATTGTACCATTCACAGCTAATGCTTATGATCCAAAGAAAGATGAGTTTTTTGAAATCTCAGATGAAAATCTAAAAGGTTCATGGAGTGTTGTTTGTTTTTACCCAGCAGACTTTTCATTCGTATGCCCTACTGAATTAGAAGATTTACAAGGTCAATATGACAAATTACAAGAATTAGGTGTAAATGTATATTCAGTTTCAACTGATACACACTTCGTACACAAAGCTTGGCACGACCATTCAGAAGCTATCAACAAAATTCAATACACTATGATTGGTGATCCTTCACAAGCTATTACTCGTAATTTCGATGTATTAGATGAAGAAGCTGGTCTTGCACAACGTGGTACTTTCATTGTAGACCCAGATGGTATTGTACAAGCAGCTGAAGTTAACGCTGACGGTATCGGCCGTGATGCTAGCACGCTAGTACACAAAATTAAAGCAGCACAATATGTACGTCAACACCCAGGCGAAGTTTGCCCAGCAAAATGGGAAGAAGGTTCAGAAACATTACAACCTGGTCTTGACTTAGTAGGTAAAATCTAAGGAGGCATTGATTTAAATGCTTGATGATCAGCTAAAATCACAACTAAAACAATTATTACAATTAATGGAAGGTGACGTTGTCTTAAACGCTAGCATTGGCTCAGATGACAAATCTAAAGAATTAAAAGAATTATTAGATGAAGTATCTGCCATGTCACCTCACATTACTATAGAAGAAACTAAGCTAAAACGTACACCTAGCTTCTCAGTTAATACACCTGACACAGAAACAGGTATTACGTTCGCTGGTTTACCAATGGGTCACGAATTCAACTCACTTGTCCTTGCTTTATTACAAGTAAGTGGACGTGCGCCTAAAGAAGAACAATCTGTAATCGATCAAATTAAAGCATTAGACCGCCCGCTACATTTTGAAACTTATATTAGTTTGACTTGCCAAAAATGTCCCGATGTGGTTCAAGCTTTAAACTTGATGAGTTTATTAAATCCTAATATTACTCATTCTATGATTGATGGTTCTATTTTCAGAGAAGAATCTGAAGATATCATGGCTGTCCCAGCTATTTTCCTTGATGGAGAAGAGTTTGGTAATGGACGTATGACTATTCAAGATATTTTAACTCAGTTAGGTAGTCAAGCAGACCCAGCAGAATTTAACGACAAAGATCCGTATGACGTACTTATTGTCGGTGGGGGTCCAGCAAGTGGTAGTGCAGCAATTTATACTGCGCGTAAAGGATTACGTACAGGTATTGTAGCTGATCGTATTGGCGGCCAAGTTAATGATACTGCTGCGATTGAAAACTTTATCACGGTCAAAGAAACAGATGGTCCTAAATTCTCATCTGCGCTTGAAGACCATATCAATCAATACAATGTCGACGTAATGACAGGTATTCGTGCGAGTGATATCGAAAAAACTGATAATGGCATTGTTGTCACTTTAGACAATGGTGCTCAATTACAAAGTAAAACCGTTATTATTTCTACAGGTGCACGCTGGCGCAAGCTAGAAGTTCCTGGTGAAGAGGCTTTAATTAATAAAGGGGTAGCATTCTGTCCACATTGTGACGGACCTTTATTTGAAAATAAAAACGTTGCTGTTGTCGGTGGTGGAAATTCTGGCGTAGAAGCTGCAATTGATCTTGCCGGTATTGTAAAACATGTTACTTTACTTGAACGTAATGCAAACCTTAAAGCAGATAACGTGTTACAAGAGCGTTTAAATTCGTTACCTAACGTAACAGTAATTAAAAATGCTCAAACAACTGAAGTACTTGGAGACGATGCAGTTACTGGCATTAATTATCAGGATAAGGCAACCGGCGAAGATCATACTTTAGAACTTGAGGGTATTTTTGTTCAAATTGGTTTATTACCGAATACAGAATGGTTAAATAACTATGTAGAATTAAACCAAGGTAATGAGATTATGATTGATCGTAAAAATGCAACAAGCATCCCTGGCATTTTCGCAGCAGGTGATGTTACTGATGATCGTAATAAACAAATCATTATATCTATGGGTGCCGGCGCAAACGCAGCCTTAAATGCATTTGATTATATCATTAGACATTAATCATTCCCTATCTTTACCGTGATGATTTATAGCAACTATAAATACATTGCTTCTTAAGCTACCACCAAGTCATAAGACTTGATGGTAGCTTTTTTGTGTATACTTTCATATGAACATAGATGATGACACGTCAGCATCTTAATTAGTTTCTTGATTCTATAAAAGAATGTATTTTGTTCAAAAGATTGTGCGTTTATTATTTAATAGAGCATTCAAATCGATAGCGCTACATGATACGCTTAAGTTATAATTTTTAAGAACGCGTTTAAACATTTAACATGGCAGTGTTATATTCGCATAACTATGACTAAAGGAGCAATAGTAATTTATGAAGAAAAGTATACTTTTAACGTTGGTATTGGTACTAAGCGTTATTCTATCAGCGTGTTCAAATAGCGATCCAGACGACGACAATCAAGATCACAATGAAAAACATGCACCAAAAAATGTGAAAAAAGTAACGGAAAAAGATATCTTTAAATCAGATAAACAAGGCGAAACAATTAGCGAAGCCGAAATGAACAAAGCAATCAAGAAATATTTAGATGTCAATTCAGATATCATCGATAATAAATATCTTATGCAATACAAATTAGATAAACAGTCCGCTTCAGATACTAAAATAACGGATAAACAAGCAAAATATCTATCAGAACTATCACACAATGCGATTAAGAATGACGTACGTTTTAAAAAGTTCGTAAAAAACAACAAATTACCAAAGGGCTATAAAGAAAATGTTGATCGTATTATCACCTACTTCACTTCTTTAAATACCACAATTAAAAATGCAGATGAAGATGTAGAACAATTAGACTATCAACCTCAGAATGAATTAAATGTCGTTGATGTTTCTACAAAATACGCTGGAGATGTTAACGGAAAACAACAAGATAAAATCAAAAAATTCTTAAAAGATAAAGGTATTAAATCAGATGCTGTAGATAAATAAACCTCAGCCGTCCTTTGGAGCATTATCATTTAACTGACATATTACAAAATGATGACATGCCAATTTACGCTATTAACACAGCGTTGACGCAATTCATCATTAAATAAGTCACCTATGTTGACTTATTTTCGTAAAAAACCTTACATAATTGTAAGGTTTTTTAATATGATATCTCTGTTTTTTTCAAAGTTAGATTTGTTATGATAAATACAAGTTAAATAACAAATCAATAGAAGCACAGCCACTCGTTAATCATTTTAAGGAGGCTCCCCCTATGGTACTCACAATTCTGTTAGGTGCAATGGCTGCTGTCTTCATAGCTTATAATCTCTTTGAGAAGCAAGAAAAGGATGGCGTCGTTTCTTTTAAAACGATTGCGCTAAGTGTTACCTACGTCATACTAGCCGTTATTGTTGGCAGCTTTTTAGACAATATCAATACTTTATTTCAAGGATTTCATGAAAGCTTAACAGCAGCTAAAAGATACTAACCTGAACTTACATATTTTGTAGTTCAGGTTTTTTTATTAATAAAATCTATTAAGTTCTTAAAAATCATTTTTCAACTTCGATAGGCACGCAATTTTCAACCTTTTTATCAACTGCGGTCTCCTCTGTTTCATATCCTAAATATACTAGGATACAACGGATAACCACTTGATGTGCAACAATAGCAATAGATTCTAACGACGTATCAATCTCTTCTTCAAAAAATTGCGCTACCCGATTTAGAACATCTCTATAACTTTCCCCTTCTGGCGCCTTTTGTGTAAAACTATGACGAAATGAACGATAATTATCATCATTAAAGTAAAGTTCATAATCCGGATTATGCTCTATCTCTTTTACTTTTACACCCTCAAATGCCCCTAAAGAACGCTCTCTTAACAATGACGTTACATGTGCAGGTATATCCTTATCAAATATTGCATTATATGTCTGTCTTGTTCGTGTTAAATCAGATAGATAAATATAATCAATTTTCTTTTTTTCAAAGTAATGTTGTAATAGTTGCGCAGAATGTGTACCTTTCTCGGTTAAAGATACATCTAATTGTCCACAAAAATAATCATTCCCATTTTTCTTATCATAGTTCGATTGTGATTCCCCGTGCCTTATCAAATAAATTTTCATATGTTTATGCCTCTTTTCTTTAATATATACGTGGTTTAATACATATCTTATATCTTTTCAAACACACTAAGCAATACATAACAATACTGTCATATGAAGCGATCAACCTTTATCTTAATTTATACTCTTGTTACTATTATATATGAGGTGATAAATATGAATGAACAAAACTTTCATAATGATACACAAGGCGGACGTGTATTAGCTGCAATCAGTTATTTTAGTATATTCTTCGCACCAATTATCGTTCCAATTATTATATGGATTTTAGCAGATAAACCCGCTGCCACACATGCTGCTAAATCATTGCTCTATCATATTATAACGTATGTAGGACCAATCGTATTAGTTATTGGTGTTGCATCAGGTTCAATGATGTTCGATCAACAGAACACAGCCATTGCGATTGTTACATTAATAATAGCCATTATTTTAATAATCATCACAATTTGGTATACTATCAAAAATGTTTATCGCGGTGTTAAAGTGCTTATATCTGAAAAAGCATACTTCCGTCCTTAATGATTAGCTATATTTTAGCAGTTAACACCAATCGATTACTTTGGCTAAGCATCTTTTTCAATCGATATAGAGGGTCTTTATTAATATAATTATGACAATATCGGTAACTTTAAATATCTGGGTATACGAATGCCATGTTATCACTTATGCTTATGAAAAGGAGAGATAACAATGAAGAAGAAATTAACAGTATCTTTAATTAGTGCATTAGTTATCATTGGTGTTGTCGTAACTGTAATGATGCTACTCTCTAGTCAAAAAAGTACATACTATGGTTACATGGCGAACGCTACAACTGCTGAAAAAGTAGTGAGTGAAAAAGATGGGCTTGTCACTGACAATATCAAATTAAAACACGACGAAAGCTTCAAACCTAAAAAAGGTGATTTTGTTAAATTGGTATCTAAAGATGATGGAGAAACCTTTTACAAAAAAGAAGTCGTTAGCCACGATGATATTCCTCATGGATTAATGATGAAAATCCATGAGATGGATATGTAAGGCATTTCAATCTAAAAAAGAACTGGAAAATCCACACGTTGAGTGTGTTTCCAGTTCTTTTTTTATTACATTATACAATTACAAATTTATAACGACTTAAGCCGCTCAAACTTAATGTTAATCACGTGTCTTTTTATCCCTAAAATATAGTAGCGCTTCTATTATAAATACGACGAGGATAGATAATCCAAATAATGGCATTAACAGACCTAGTATGACAAGTACGATAATTAATGAAATAGACATTGGTTTTTGAACTCTTACAGGTACTTTAACTTTACGATTCCCCATACGTTTAATCCACGACGTTAATCCTAGTCCAATTGCAACCAACAACGCTACACAAATAAGTAGGTTAATAACTTTATTGGCAACACCAAATAAATGCCCTTCATGTAATGGAATACCCCATGTAAACCATTTGCCTATCACACCATATTCTTGGTACTTCACTTCCCCTAAATTTTCCCCGCTATATTGGTCTAAATACAGCGTTTTTTCATCATAAGGTGATACATCCAATCCTGTTACGCCGGTGTTACTACCTTTAGATACTGTAAACGCTGCTTCTGCTTTTGCTGGATAAACTATCGAATAAGGTTTGGTTATATGTTCTTTTTTAGCTTGTGCTATTACTTTATCAATCGTAATTTGGTGTTGGATTTTTGTATTTGGTATCTCACCGCTACCATGGTGCGCTGACGTTTCTTTAGATGCCGGTTGTTGGTTACTACGTGTAGCCCATGGTATTTCATTCACATCGGACTTAGGAGGGTTTACAGCCAGCTCTGATTGTCCTAACGTACCAGAGTTATCCATAATACCAGCTATTTTAGCCCCCATAAAACCTGACCACGGTAAGCCAGTAAGCACTAAAATAAATAATGGTATTGCTATAATTAGACCTAATATACCATGCCATTTCTGAAATTTTAATTTTTTACTTTTATTTGAAATTAGCTTTTTCTTAATAAGCATATAGCTTCCAGATATAATCATGAAAATTGTCCAACATGCAGTAAGCTCTACTAAATAATTAATAAAAGTATTTTCAGTAAATAGTGAACTATGAATATTTCTCATTACATTTGCATATGTATGTTTAGCATTTTGATCGACTACGATTTGATTATGCTCATCTAGAAATACATACCTTTGATTTCCAGCCATGTCATCCAAAGTAATTCTATTATTATACGGTTCTTCCAATATACTGACTTTACTAATATAAAACCCTTCAAACTTCTCCTCTACTTGTTCCACAGCTTGATTCATTGTTTGGTGTTGTTGGTTAGAACTGTTGCCAAAGAACTCTGTCTTATACACATTATTTTCCACCTCTTGAAAGAACAGAAAACCAATCCCCGATATTGTTAATGTAATTAATAACGGTGTTATAAATAATGCTGCATAAAAATGAAGCC
It encodes the following:
- the ahpC gene encoding alkyl hydroperoxide reductase subunit C, which translates into the protein MSLINKEIVPFTANAYDPKKDEFFEISDENLKGSWSVVCFYPADFSFVCPTELEDLQGQYDKLQELGVNVYSVSTDTHFVHKAWHDHSEAINKIQYTMIGDPSQAITRNFDVLDEEAGLAQRGTFIVDPDGIVQAAEVNADGIGRDASTLVHKIKAAQYVRQHPGEVCPAKWEEGSETLQPGLDLVGKI
- the ahpF gene encoding alkyl hydroperoxide reductase subunit F, producing MLDDQLKSQLKQLLQLMEGDVVLNASIGSDDKSKELKELLDEVSAMSPHITIEETKLKRTPSFSVNTPDTETGITFAGLPMGHEFNSLVLALLQVSGRAPKEEQSVIDQIKALDRPLHFETYISLTCQKCPDVVQALNLMSLLNPNITHSMIDGSIFREESEDIMAVPAIFLDGEEFGNGRMTIQDILTQLGSQADPAEFNDKDPYDVLIVGGGPASGSAAIYTARKGLRTGIVADRIGGQVNDTAAIENFITVKETDGPKFSSALEDHINQYNVDVMTGIRASDIEKTDNGIVVTLDNGAQLQSKTVIISTGARWRKLEVPGEEALINKGVAFCPHCDGPLFENKNVAVVGGGNSGVEAAIDLAGIVKHVTLLERNANLKADNVLQERLNSLPNVTVIKNAQTTEVLGDDAVTGINYQDKATGEDHTLELEGIFVQIGLLPNTEWLNNYVELNQGNEIMIDRKNATSIPGIFAAGDVTDDRNKQIIISMGAGANAALNAFDYIIRH
- a CDS encoding NDxxF motif lipoprotein; its protein translation is MKKSILLTLVLVLSVILSACSNSDPDDDNQDHNEKHAPKNVKKVTEKDIFKSDKQGETISEAEMNKAIKKYLDVNSDIIDNKYLMQYKLDKQSASDTKITDKQAKYLSELSHNAIKNDVRFKKFVKNNKLPKGYKENVDRIITYFTSLNTTIKNADEDVEQLDYQPQNELNVVDVSTKYAGDVNGKQQDKIKKFLKDKGIKSDAVDK
- a CDS encoding histidine phosphatase family protein yields the protein MKIYLIRHGESQSNYDKKNGNDYFCGQLDVSLTEKGTHSAQLLQHYFEKKKIDYIYLSDLTRTRQTYNAIFDKDIPAHVTSLLRERSLGAFEGVKVKEIEHNPDYELYFNDDNYRSFRHSFTQKAPEGESYRDVLNRVAQFFEEEIDTSLESIAIVAHQVVIRCILVYLGYETEETAVDKKVENCVPIEVEK
- a CDS encoding DUF4870 domain-containing protein, translating into MNEQNFHNDTQGGRVLAAISYFSIFFAPIIVPIIIWILADKPAATHAAKSLLYHIITYVGPIVLVIGVASGSMMFDQQNTAIAIVTLIIAIILIIITIWYTIKNVYRGVKVLISEKAYFRP
- a CDS encoding DUF4889 domain-containing protein; translated protein: MKKKLTVSLISALVIIGVVVTVMMLLSSQKSTYYGYMANATTAEKVVSEKDGLVTDNIKLKHDESFKPKKGDFVKLVSKDDGETFYKKEVVSHDDIPHGLMMKIHEMDM
- a CDS encoding PepSY-associated TM helix domain-containing protein, producing MKNIFNPMQRLHFYAALFITPLLITLTISGIGFLFFQEVENNVYKTEFFGNSSNQQHQTMNQAVEQVEEKFEGFYISKVSILEEPYNNRITLDDMAGNQRYVFLDEHNQIVVDQNAKHTYANVMRNIHSSLFTENTFINYLVELTACWTIFMIISGSYMLIKKKLISNKSKKLKFQKWHGILGLIIAIPLFILVLTGLPWSGFMGAKIAGIMDNSGTLGQSELAVNPPKSDVNEIPWATRSNQQPASKETSAHHGSGEIPNTKIQHQITIDKVIAQAKKEHITKPYSIVYPAKAEAAFTVSKGSNTGVTGLDVSPYDEKTLYLDQYSGENLGEVKYQEYGVIGKWFTWGIPLHEGHLFGVANKVINLLICVALLVAIGLGLTSWIKRMGNRKVKVPVRVQKPMSISLIIVLVILGLLMPLFGLSILVVFIIEALLYFRDKKTRD